The Ignavibacteriales bacterium genome contains the following window.
GTCATTCATCAAAGCGACACTTCTTGAAAGTGAGAAAGGAAGCGTAGTTGCTTCTGCTGTTTCACCTGAGAGAGAACTGGAAACTATAACACCTGAGCAAGGGTGGGTTGAACAAGATCCGGTGCTCTGGTGGGAAAATGTAAAACTTGTAACTGCGATACTGAAGCAGCAAGCCGGTTCAAAACTCGATGATCTCCGGGCAATCGGAATATCATATCAGATGCACGGTTTGGTTCTTGTCGATAAAAATCTTGAACTGCTGCGTCTTGCTATTCTTGGTAGCGATAACCGTGCGGAAGAAATCGGACGGCAGGCATTTGAATCTCTTGGAGAAGAGATTTGCATTCAGCGGTTGCTGAATTCTCCCGGCAGCTTCACAGCATCAAAATTAAAATGGGTGATGGAAAATGAATACAAGATTTACAAACAAATTCATAAGATGATGCTTCCCGGCGATTACATCGGCATGATGATGACCGGGGAAATTTTGACAACACCTTCGGGACTATCGGAAGGAATAATGTGGGATTTTACCGAAGATAAAATAGCAGAAATGATTTTAAGACAGTACAACATTCACCCATTAGTAATTCCCGATGTTGTTCCGAATTTTTATGATCACGGTGTGCTTACTGCTAAAGCTGCCGGTGAGTTGGGATTGAAACCCGGCATCAAAGTAACTTACCGTGCGGGTGACCAGTTCAGCAATGCATTGTCGTTAAATGTGTTACAGCCCGCCGAATGTTCTATAACTGCCGGTACTGCAGGAACCATTTTTTGCGTAACCGATAAATCGCTTGGCGATTCGCGATCGAGGATTAATACTTTTCTGCATGTTAATCATCGCAAAACCGATCCACGATTTGGAATACTGATTGAAGTAAATGCCACAGGCGTTCTTTATAGCTGGTTGAAAAAAAATATTGTTACATTCGGAAGCGACACGCTCTCGTATAATCAGATGAACCGGCTCGCCGAGCTGATTCCCGCAGGTTCCGAAGGGTTAACTGTTCTTCCGTACGGAAACGGATCCGAAAGAACACTTGAAAACAAATCGATTGGTGCATCGATATGCAATCTCGATTTGAACATACATTCGAAAGCACACATCTTGAGAGCGGGACAGGAAGGAATTGTTTTCGCGTTGAAGCACGGGAGGGAAACTATGTCGGCGTTGGGTGTGGAGATAAAAGAAATGCGTGCCGGGAATTCAAATTTGTTTCTCAGTCCCGTTTTCTGTGAAGCGTTTGTAACAACCATGAATACAAAAGTAACACTCTTTAATACGGACGGATCGGAAGGTGCGGCGCGAGGTGCGGGTATAGGTGCCGGAATTTTTAATTCATTCGATGAAGCATTCATCGGATTGAAGCCGGCGAAAGTTATTGAACCAAACTCCAAGAAGAGAGAAACTTACCTTGAAGCATATATGCGATGGCACGATATGTTAATTAAGTTCTTGCCCGACAGAGCAAGATTAGATTATGAATGATTATTACGCTGACAAACTTTCAGCCGATCGGCTGAAGCAGGTTTACGAAATAGCTCCGCCGCGTGTGCAACAATATTTTGTTGCGGAAGTAAATCACGTTTTAAAAAATATCAACAGAGGTGATATAGTTTTAGATTTGGGCTGCGGTTACGGACGAATTATTCCGTCTCTTTCGAAGCGGGCAAGATCAGTTGTTGGTATCGATACTTCCTTTTCTAGTTTGCTGATGGGAAAAGAAATGCTTTCTGAAATTTCAAATTATAACCTGCTGCAAATGGATGCGTTGCATCTCGGTTTCCGCGACAATAGTTTTGATGTTGTTGTTTGTATTCAAAACGGAATTTCAGCTTTCCACATCGATCAGAAAGAACTAATCAAAGAAAGCATCCGCGTAACAAAGCGGTGCGGATTGATTTTATTTTCAACATATTCGGAAAAATTCTGGAACCACCGGCTCGAATGGTTTCAACTGCAATCTGAAGCTGGATTGTTAGGTGAGATCGATTATGAAAAAACTCGTAACGGTGTAATTGTTTGCAAAGATGGATTTATGGCAACAACTGCTCAACCGGAACAGTTTTTATCTTTGGTATCCGGTTTGAATGTTGAGGCGGAAATTGTAGAAGTAGATGAATCGAGTTTGTTTTGTGAGATGAGGAAGTTATAGTCGGTGTCACGAACCCCCGCCTGTCATACCTGCGGCAGGTATGCTGTGGGCAGGATTTCGTGACACATAAGTGATATCATTGTGGGTGTCATGGTATGGACCATGACACGGGTTGATTTTCCTATACCGCTTTCCGCTTACGCATTATAATAGAAACAACCAATAAAATGATGAGCAATAATATTATTCCACCTGTTACAATAAAAGCCCAGACATTAACAATACGCGACGAAGCATGCATAACATAAGGGGCGACTTTTGCCTGATCGGGTGTGAACTTCCACGTAACACTGTTTCCTTGTACCGTATGTCCGTTTGATTCTAACAGCAATCCCGTCATGGTTGTAGTATATTCCCATGAGTCGGGAAATTTTATCAGTTTTTCTTTGGCATCGGATGATTTTATGATTTGTAGAACAGCCGGACGCAGTTTCTCGGTGATCGCTTTGCCGAAAATTTCTGTTGCAATGTTCGAGAAAATGGTCAGCATAATCTGGTCTTCGGAAAGCGTTTTATCTACAAAATTATTGTTGGCTTTCGATATTGAATCGTATTTGCTAAGCTGATATGAAAACTGTTCTTTATTTTCACGGAGAAGAGAGGCTGTAATCGCAGGATCATTCAGCTTTTCTGCGTTTTCGATAAATATCATATAAATATCTTCAAACCTATCTTTTTCTATCCATGCCTCGACTTTCTTTTTCAAAACTTCATCGTTTTCACCGCGCTGGAATTGTTCTATCTCTTCCGTAGTCAGAAAATCTGTAACGGGTACATGCCCAAATGGATTTTTAAACAGATACTTCTCGTTGTAATCGATATAAG
Protein-coding sequences here:
- a CDS encoding carbohydrate kinase yields the protein MNNGYLLGYDIGKSFIKATLLESEKGSVVASAVSPERELETITPEQGWVEQDPVLWWENVKLVTAILKQQAGSKLDDLRAIGISYQMHGLVLVDKNLELLRLAILGSDNRAEEIGRQAFESLGEEICIQRLLNSPGSFTASKLKWVMENEYKIYKQIHKMMLPGDYIGMMMTGEILTTPSGLSEGIMWDFTEDKIAEMILRQYNIHPLVIPDVVPNFYDHGVLTAKAAGELGLKPGIKVTYRAGDQFSNALSLNVLQPAECSITAGTAGTIFCVTDKSLGDSRSRINTFLHVNHRKTDPRFGILIEVNATGVLYSWLKKNIVTFGSDTLSYNQMNRLAELIPAGSEGLTVLPYGNGSERTLENKSIGASICNLDLNIHSKAHILRAGQEGIVFALKHGRETMSALGVEIKEMRAGNSNLFLSPVFCEAFVTTMNTKVTLFNTDGSEGAARGAGIGAGIFNSFDEAFIGLKPAKVIEPNSKKRETYLEAYMRWHDMLIKFLPDRARLDYE
- a CDS encoding class I SAM-dependent methyltransferase; its protein translation is MNDYYADKLSADRLKQVYEIAPPRVQQYFVAEVNHVLKNINRGDIVLDLGCGYGRIIPSLSKRARSVVGIDTSFSSLLMGKEMLSEISNYNLLQMDALHLGFRDNSFDVVVCIQNGISAFHIDQKELIKESIRVTKRCGLILFSTYSEKFWNHRLEWFQLQSEAGLLGEIDYEKTRNGVIVCKDGFMATTAQPEQFLSLVSGLNVEAEIVEVDESSLFCEMRKL